GTTTTGAACTCGCTTTGTCAGGTTTGCTACCTCAGGCGATTGGTTATCTTACCAAGTTGGAGGTTCTAGTACTAGATGAAAACAAGTTTACAGGTCCCATTCCCGTTAGGCTATTCAATATTTCATCACTGCAAATATTATCGATGGTACAAAATAATCTCTGGGGCAATTTGCCGTCAACTTTGGGCGTTATGTTGCCGAATCTTGAAGATCTTTTTATTGGGGGAAACAGACTAAGTGGGATGATATTAACATCTATCTCAAATGCTTCAAGTCTCGTAGGTTTAGACGTCGGTTCTAACCAATTTACTGGTCCAATTCCTCATTCTCTTGGTGGCTTAAGATTCCTAGAAGTCTTAGCTCTTGGAGATAATAGTTTCTCTTATGAATCTCATTCCGGAGAGTTAAGCTTCCTGACTTTCCTATCAAATTGCAGATATCTAAAGCAGTTATGGTTAAGTCTGAATCCTTTGAATGGCTTCCTTCCAATTTCTATTGGAAATCTTTCAAGCACTCTCGAATCCTTTTATTTAGATAATAGTGGAATTATTGGCCATATTCCAAGTTCCATTGGAAACTTAAGCAACTTGGTAGACCTCAATTTGTCTGGAAATGCCTTGGAAGGGACCATTCCAAGAACTATTGGAGGGTTACTGAACCTTCAGAGAGTTGAGCTTGGGTATAACAAAATAGAGGGACCTTTTCCACGTCAGTTCTGTCATCTATTCAACCTAGGCCATTTAAGTTTGAAAAGTAATATGGTCTCTGGTATGCTTCCTAGTTGCATAGAGAACATGACTTCCCTAAGATATCTTTATCTGGACTCCAACAATTTAACTTCTATTGTGCCCTCAAGCTTGTGGAGAGTTGGGGATATATTGGagctcaatttgtccaaaaattCTTTTAGCAGTTCTTTGTCCTCAGAAATTGGAAATTTGAAGGAGCTAATCATGATGGACCTATCTGTTAATGACTTTTATGGAGATATCCCTACAGCCATAGGAGCACTAGAGAAGTTACAGATACTATCCTTGAAACATAACAGGATACAAGGATTTATTCCGGATTCCATGAAGAATATGTTGGAGTTACAGTATTTGGACTTCTCATTTAACAATTTGGCTGGTGAAATTCCCAAGTCACTGGAAGCACTCTCAAATCTTGTATACTTTAATGTGTCTTTCAACAGACTCAGAGGACCAATTCCACATGGAGGAAATTTTGCCAACTTTACAGAACTATCTTTTCTCTCAAATGAAGCTTTGTGTGATGCTTCTTGGCTCCAACCTTGTCAAACTTTTGAACATAgatcaaagaaaaagatttTCTTGCCTGTGTTGTTGGCACTTGGATCAGCAATCTTAGCCATGGTCATTTCATTTTTGGTGATAAGAAAGTGGAGAAGAAAAATTGTGATTCCAACTAATTTTGATCCGGAAGCAACACTTGAAAGGGTATCCTATCATGAACTTAGACAGATGACAAATGGGTTCAATGATGATATGGTACTTGGCTCGGGAGCCTT
This portion of the Coffea eugenioides isolate CCC68of chromosome 11, Ceug_1.0, whole genome shotgun sequence genome encodes:
- the LOC113753963 gene encoding receptor kinase-like protein Xa21, yielding MILTSISNASSLVGLDVGSNQFTGPIPHSLGGLRFLEVLALGDNSFSYESHSGELSFLTFLSNCRYLKQLWLSLNPLNGFLPISIGNLSSTLESFYLDNSGIIGHIPSSIGNLSNLVDLNLSGNALEGTIPRTIGGLLNLQRVELGYNKIEGPFPRQFCHLFNLGHLSLKSNMVSGMLPSCIENMTSLRYLYLDSNNLTSIVPSSLWRVGDILELNLSKNSFSSSLSSEIGNLKELIMMDLSVNDFYGDIPTAIGALEKLQILSLKHNRIQGFIPDSMKNMLELQYLDFSFNNLAGEIPKSLEALSNLVYFNVSFNRLRGPIPHGGNFANFTELSFLSNEALCDASWLQPCQTFEHRSKKKIFLPVLLALGSAILAMVISFLVIRKWRRKIVIPTNFDPEATLERVSYHELRQMTNGFNDDMVLGSGAFGSVYKGVRENGTIWAIKVFNLQLEGAFKSFDIESEVLRSLRHRNLTKVISACSNPDFKALVLEYMPNRSLDKWLYSGNQILNTMQRLDIMIDVACGLEYLHYGYSTPVVHCDLKPSNILLDQYMVGHVCDFGITKLLGDGESVVQTKTLATIGYIAPEYGLEGLVSTSCDVYSFGITLMETFTKRGPKDEMFTEELSLQRWVKESLPDSVIQVIDVDLVHLEDEVVKNKIACISSILQLALCCTPDAPKDRMSMKDVLRTLQKIKLQFSEGLKP